From the genome of Geoglobus ahangari, one region includes:
- a CDS encoding COG1361 S-layer family protein: MVDMRRVLMLIIAMCLLIGTSSALSYKDKPYFTAYIAQSNHIDAGKESTVMVVLQNSARLWKQSYDSMEEYNLISKNPEMLTTAYNVSVRFESNGLKVKTPEMFFPAVPAFQPLQIPVVLDARNVKPGEYVLTLNISYEAVDDVSIESKTSITPFPAQEIYYYNLSISPTFPVSKEKVLENMTQYYMEYLKFTYTEEEQRIDLKVVVERPDVLLNVTDVSSDLIAGGKGRITLTVKNDGQSVAENLFLILTAPSGFSVEGVQQVDVEEYTKALQNLASQNPQLSMLGLDSLKLNLPPQLQAILSQGSVYIGELEPGQSVNVSFTVDVSADEGGYYPFQIQGIYSLNGEVKQTPSRAFGVPVKDRPEILVERVNSSVHAGSKGDVEVTIKADQVLHSLRAKLEVKPPLTALAEEYFAGDVDKAVLKFKVKASGDAEDTVYPAKLTIYYDINGKEVEESFDVGVKVGKKTRFEIIGKGEIPAGEERIVTVKIKNLGDVAIRDATARITVVDPFSTTDDSSYIGELGPGEEKDVSFKIKADKDATPKSYALNLEVKYRDFNGEWVISDPVKLPIDVTESRKVIPSAGVVLAAVSILLAAYWMRR, encoded by the coding sequence GTGGTCGATATGAGAAGGGTGCTCATGCTGATTATCGCGATGTGTCTGCTCATCGGAACCTCTTCTGCTCTGAGCTACAAGGACAAGCCTTACTTTACAGCATACATAGCCCAGAGCAACCACATTGACGCGGGAAAGGAGAGCACGGTTATGGTAGTGCTGCAGAACAGCGCAAGGCTCTGGAAGCAGAGCTACGACAGCATGGAGGAGTACAACCTGATCTCCAAGAACCCCGAGATGCTGACAACTGCATATAACGTCTCGGTCAGGTTTGAGAGCAATGGACTGAAGGTGAAGACCCCCGAGATGTTCTTCCCCGCAGTTCCAGCCTTCCAGCCGCTCCAGATACCAGTTGTTCTGGATGCGAGGAACGTAAAGCCGGGTGAGTACGTGCTCACCCTCAACATAAGCTACGAGGCGGTGGATGACGTCAGCATCGAGTCCAAGACGTCCATAACCCCATTCCCGGCTCAGGAGATCTACTACTACAACCTCTCCATCAGCCCAACTTTCCCGGTTTCCAAGGAGAAGGTTCTCGAGAACATGACCCAGTACTACATGGAGTACCTGAAGTTCACCTACACCGAGGAGGAGCAGAGGATAGACCTGAAGGTCGTGGTTGAAAGGCCAGACGTTCTCCTCAACGTTACTGACGTTAGCTCCGACCTCATAGCCGGAGGCAAGGGGAGAATCACACTCACGGTCAAAAACGATGGGCAGAGCGTGGCGGAGAACCTGTTCCTGATCCTCACAGCCCCGTCAGGCTTCAGCGTGGAAGGCGTGCAGCAGGTTGACGTCGAGGAGTACACAAAGGCCCTGCAGAACCTCGCCTCCCAGAATCCGCAGCTCTCCATGCTGGGTCTCGACAGTCTGAAGCTCAACCTGCCGCCGCAGCTTCAGGCCATCCTCTCACAGGGCTCTGTGTACATAGGAGAGCTCGAGCCGGGGCAGAGCGTTAATGTGAGCTTCACAGTTGACGTGAGCGCCGATGAGGGCGGCTACTACCCGTTCCAGATTCAGGGAATCTACTCCCTCAACGGCGAGGTGAAGCAAACACCCTCGAGGGCCTTCGGAGTGCCTGTAAAGGACAGGCCGGAGATTCTGGTTGAGAGGGTGAACTCGAGCGTGCACGCGGGAAGCAAGGGAGACGTGGAGGTGACCATAAAAGCGGATCAGGTTCTCCACTCCCTGAGGGCAAAGCTCGAGGTGAAGCCACCCCTCACAGCCCTCGCTGAGGAGTACTTTGCAGGCGATGTTGACAAGGCCGTCCTGAAGTTCAAGGTGAAGGCGAGCGGAGATGCTGAGGACACCGTTTACCCGGCGAAGCTGACAATTTACTACGACATCAACGGGAAGGAGGTAGAGGAGAGCTTCGACGTTGGCGTGAAGGTCGGCAAGAAGACGAGGTTCGAGATAATCGGCAAGGGTGAGATTCCGGCAGGAGAGGAGAGAATAGTTACGGTCAAAATCAAGAATCTGGGGGACGTTGCGATCAGGGACGCGACGGCGAGGATAACGGTCGTCGATCCGTTCTCAACGACTGACGACTCGTCCTACATCGGAGAGCTCGGACCGGGAGAGGAGAAGGATGTTTCGTTCAAGATAAAGGCCGACAAGGACGCGACTCCGAAGAGCTACGCCCTCAACCTCGAGGTGAAGTACAGGGACTTCAACGGCGAGTGGGTGATCAGCGACCCCGTAAAGCTCCCGATTGACGTCACCGAGAGCAGGAAAGTGATACCCTCCGCAGGAGTGGTTCTGGCTGCAGTTTCGATACTCCTCGCAGCCTACTGGATGAGAAGATGA